From Pseudomonas sp. stari2, a single genomic window includes:
- the tssC gene encoding type VI secretion system contractile sheath large subunit, with the protein MSTSAAQQNAAENGEYSILDSIIAETRLTPDDEAYDIAKRGVSAFIEELLKPQNNGEPVKKAMVDRMIAEIDAKLSRQMDEILHHPDFQALESSWRGLQLLVDRTNFRENIKIEILNVSKDDLLDDFEDSPEVMQSGLYKHIYTAEYGQFGGQPVGAIIANYYMSPSSPDVKLMQYVSSVACMSHAPFIAAAGPKFFGLESFTGLPDLKDLKDHFEGPQFAKWQSFRTSEDSRYVGLTVPRFLLRNPYDPEENPVKSFVYKENVANSHEHYLWGNTAYVFGTKLTDSFAKFRWCPNIIGPQSGGAVEDLPLHHFESMGEIETKIPTEVLVSDRREYELAEEGFISLTMRKGSDNAAFFSASSVQKPKFFGISAEGKAAELNYKLGTQLPYMMIVNRLAHYLKVLQREQLGSWKERTDLELELNKWIRQYVADQENPSAEVRGRRPLRAAQVIVSDVEGEPGWYRVSLNVRPHFKYMGADFTLSLVGKLDKE; encoded by the coding sequence ATGAGCACTAGCGCAGCACAACAGAACGCCGCAGAAAACGGCGAGTACAGCATCCTCGACAGCATCATCGCCGAAACCCGCCTGACGCCGGACGACGAAGCCTACGACATCGCCAAGCGCGGTGTGTCGGCGTTCATCGAAGAGCTGCTCAAGCCGCAGAACAACGGTGAGCCGGTCAAGAAAGCCATGGTTGACCGCATGATCGCCGAGATCGATGCCAAGCTCAGCCGTCAGATGGACGAAATCCTGCACCACCCGGACTTCCAGGCGCTGGAATCGTCGTGGCGTGGCCTGCAGCTGCTGGTCGACCGCACCAACTTCCGCGAAAACATCAAGATCGAAATCCTCAACGTCTCCAAGGACGACCTGCTGGACGACTTCGAAGATTCGCCGGAAGTGATGCAGTCGGGCCTGTACAAGCACATCTACACCGCTGAATACGGCCAGTTCGGTGGTCAGCCGGTTGGCGCGATCATCGCCAACTACTACATGTCCCCAAGCTCGCCGGACGTGAAGCTGATGCAGTACGTGTCCAGCGTAGCCTGCATGTCCCACGCGCCGTTCATCGCCGCCGCCGGCCCGAAATTCTTCGGTCTGGAAAGCTTCACCGGTCTGCCGGACCTGAAGGATCTGAAAGATCACTTCGAAGGCCCGCAATTCGCCAAATGGCAGAGCTTCCGTACTTCGGAAGACTCCCGCTATGTCGGCCTGACCGTTCCGCGTTTCCTGCTGCGTAACCCGTACGACCCGGAAGAAAACCCGGTCAAATCGTTCGTGTACAAGGAAAACGTTGCCAACAGCCACGAGCACTACCTGTGGGGCAACACCGCTTACGTGTTCGGCACCAAGCTGACCGACAGCTTCGCCAAGTTCCGCTGGTGCCCGAACATCATCGGCCCACAGAGCGGCGGCGCGGTTGAAGACCTGCCTCTGCACCACTTCGAAAGCATGGGCGAAATCGAAACCAAGATTCCTACCGAGGTTCTGGTTTCCGACCGTCGTGAATACGAACTGGCCGAGGAAGGCTTCATCTCCCTGACCATGCGCAAAGGCTCCGACAACGCGGCGTTCTTCTCCGCAAGCTCGGTGCAGAAGCCGAAGTTCTTCGGCATCAGCGCAGAAGGCAAGGCTGCAGAGCTGAACTACAAGCTCGGCACCCAACTGCCGTACATGATGATCGTCAACCGCCTGGCTCACTACCTGAAAGTGCTGCAGCGCGAGCAACTCGGTTCGTGGAAAGAGCGTACCGACCTCGAGCTGGAACTGAACAAGTGGATCCGCCAGTACGTGGCCGACCAGGAAAACCCGAGCGCCGAAGTGCGTGGCCGTCGTCCGCTGCGCGCTGCGCAAGTGATCGTCAGCGACGTTGAAGGCGAGCCGGGCTGGTACCGCGTCAGCCTGAACGTGCGCCCGCACTTCAAGTACATGGGTGCCGATTTCACCCTGTCGCTGGTTGGCAAGCTGGACAAAGAGTAA
- the tssE gene encoding type VI secretion system baseplate subunit TssE — protein MDGYGSLFERLNGDAEQRKGKSLEASAMASVAAHLAKMLSTRAGSVQTLSDYGLPDLNDMRLSLHDSLSQARLAIESFIEAYEPRLSNVRVISLPRDHDQLRLAFSIEGLLEVEGFKRQVSFAARLDGSGQVKVT, from the coding sequence ATGGACGGATACGGCAGCCTTTTCGAGCGCCTCAACGGCGACGCGGAACAGCGCAAGGGCAAGAGCCTCGAGGCTTCGGCCATGGCGTCGGTGGCTGCCCATCTGGCCAAAATGCTCAGCACCCGGGCGGGCAGTGTGCAAACGCTGTCCGACTACGGGTTGCCCGATCTCAATGACATGCGCCTGAGCCTGCACGACTCCCTGAGTCAGGCCCGCCTGGCCATCGAAAGCTTCATCGAAGCCTACGAGCCGCGCCTGAGCAACGTGCGTGTCATTTCCCTGCCGCGTGACCACGACCAGCTTCGCCTGGCCTTCAGCATCGAAGGCCTACTGGAAGTCGAGGGTTTCAAGCGTCAGGTCAGTTTTGCCGCGCGCCTGGATGGCAGCGGTCAAGTGAAGGTCACCTAA
- a CDS encoding DUF2931 family protein, translated as MHENSYMLKIGFTWILVVLLGGCASSSTSSLPYDGWMLRFFTPDYMEAWIETADVVDVNKRVFLEAAWGVPAFVYPRPHSKGVPTTFRGQASGWPEHPVGKGRRVTGAALPYLVYVRWQSMAEPQTYRAFIKIPDSVRQTMLKGERAFCRADGKWITDYRNMMVIGLAPGGITKVWLGGRCLLSTEVMRVQGKIYPKGPYDGKTNGRHREFYEESRAYIEKYGIPYGSW; from the coding sequence ATGCATGAGAACTCATACATGCTCAAAATTGGCTTCACATGGATATTGGTTGTCTTGCTGGGCGGCTGCGCATCCAGTAGCACAAGTTCACTGCCTTATGATGGCTGGATGCTCAGGTTCTTCACACCCGACTACATGGAGGCCTGGATCGAAACTGCCGATGTCGTGGACGTTAACAAACGCGTATTTCTGGAGGCAGCCTGGGGAGTTCCAGCGTTTGTCTATCCTCGACCGCACAGTAAAGGTGTACCCACCACTTTTCGTGGGCAGGCATCAGGATGGCCAGAACATCCGGTAGGCAAAGGTCGACGTGTCACGGGGGCCGCGCTGCCCTATCTGGTTTACGTCCGCTGGCAGTCCATGGCCGAACCACAAACTTACAGGGCCTTCATAAAAATCCCGGATTCAGTGCGTCAGACAATGCTCAAGGGTGAGAGAGCTTTCTGTAGGGCAGACGGCAAGTGGATCACGGATTACCGAAATATGATGGTCATCGGCCTCGCGCCAGGCGGCATCACCAAGGTCTGGCTGGGTGGCCGATGTCTTTTGTCGACCGAGGTCATGCGAGTCCAGGGCAAGATCTATCCCAAAGGCCCCTACGATGGCAAAACCAACGGAAGACACAGGGAGTTCTATGAAGAGTCCAGGGCTTACATCGAAAAATACGGCATCCCCTACGGAAGCTGGTAA
- the tssA gene encoding type VI secretion system protein TssA, which translates to MSYSSKLSAHYLELAKVSVSKENFAGEDVRFSSEFEALESELAKASSMHESGQIDWLKIRENSENLLRTQSKDLRVGAWLTWSLYQRESFPGLLAGLGFLHHLSENNWAEIHPLKPRTRAAAIGWLVPRLEQVITENIAIKEQLPMFRQLSEHLSGLDAACTEHLGDDAPLLLPLSRRLKTMIQRAADNQPAPGVVGAAVAQVKQAASQLLAPGAPIDNEKEAHKALRAQQESARPLCAWWLKQKATDLRALRLNRTLLWMTIDAVPERNAEQITVLRGLPVDKLKQYQDRFDQGKYADLLVELEASLAKAPFWFDGQRMVWECLQNLNAELAMREVEIHFALLIQRLPGIIELRFHDGAPFADPSTRAWIAANVMPHLQSASAPRKVETENAETQPAWEKALEEVQPILRKEGLKPAVQILKQGLQSAHGGRERFFWQFALARLCFLAKKYELAKNQLETLDQTLQDSGLHAWEPDLALEVLHLLHSCCELLPQNHAVRERKEEIYRRLCHLDLEVVLE; encoded by the coding sequence ATGTCCTACTCAAGCAAACTTTCCGCCCATTACCTCGAACTCGCTAAAGTCTCTGTTTCCAAAGAGAATTTTGCGGGCGAAGACGTTCGTTTCTCGAGCGAGTTCGAGGCGCTGGAAAGCGAGCTGGCCAAAGCCTCGTCGATGCACGAAAGCGGGCAGATCGACTGGCTGAAAATTCGCGAAAACAGCGAAAACCTCCTGCGTACTCAATCAAAGGATTTGCGTGTCGGCGCCTGGCTGACCTGGTCGCTGTACCAGCGTGAATCCTTCCCCGGTCTGCTAGCCGGCCTCGGTTTTCTGCACCATTTGTCGGAAAACAACTGGGCCGAGATTCACCCGCTCAAACCCCGCACCCGGGCCGCCGCCATTGGCTGGCTGGTGCCGCGTCTGGAGCAGGTGATCACCGAGAACATCGCGATCAAGGAACAGCTGCCGATGTTCCGGCAGTTATCGGAGCATCTGTCCGGTCTCGACGCCGCCTGCACCGAGCATCTGGGCGATGATGCACCGCTGCTGCTGCCGCTTTCCCGCCGCCTGAAAACCATGATCCAGCGCGCCGCCGACAACCAGCCGGCTCCCGGCGTGGTGGGCGCGGCGGTGGCACAGGTCAAACAGGCCGCCAGCCAGTTGCTGGCGCCCGGCGCGCCGATCGACAACGAGAAAGAAGCCCACAAGGCCCTGCGCGCCCAGCAGGAAAGCGCCCGTCCGTTGTGCGCCTGGTGGCTCAAGCAGAAAGCCACCGATCTGCGCGCCCTGCGCCTCAACCGCACCTTGCTGTGGATGACGATCGACGCCGTTCCCGAGCGCAATGCCGAGCAGATCACCGTGCTGCGCGGGTTGCCGGTCGACAAGCTCAAGCAGTATCAGGACCGTTTCGATCAGGGCAAATACGCCGACCTGCTGGTGGAACTGGAGGCGAGCCTGGCGAAGGCGCCATTCTGGTTCGATGGCCAGAGGATGGTCTGGGAGTGTCTCCAGAATCTCAACGCCGAGCTGGCCATGCGCGAAGTGGAAATCCACTTCGCGCTTTTGATTCAGCGCCTGCCCGGCATCATTGAGCTGCGTTTCCATGACGGCGCGCCGTTCGCCGATCCGTCCACCCGGGCGTGGATCGCCGCCAACGTCATGCCGCACCTGCAAAGCGCCAGCGCGCCGCGCAAGGTCGAAACCGAAAACGCCGAAACCCAGCCAGCCTGGGAAAAGGCTCTCGAAGAAGTCCAGCCGATCCTGCGCAAGGAAGGCCTCAAGCCCGCCGTGCAGATCCTCAAGCAGGGCCTGCAATCGGCACACGGCGGTCGCGAACGCTTTTTCTGGCAGTTCGCCCTCGCGCGGCTGTGCTTCCTGGCCAAGAAATACGAACTGGCCAAGAACCAGCTCGAAACCCTCGATCAGACATTACAGGACTCAGGCCTGCACGCCTGGGAGCCCGATCTTGCATTGGAAGTGCTGCACCTGCTGCACAGTTGCTGCGAGTTGTTACCGCAGAACCATGCCGTACGTGAACGCAAGGAAGAGATTTATCGCAGGCTGTGCCACCTCGACCTCGAAGTGGTACTCGAATAG
- the tssB gene encoding type VI secretion system contractile sheath small subunit: protein MAKEGSVAPKERINVTFKPATGGAQEEIELPLKLLAIGDYTHRKDDRKIEDRKPISIDKMTFDEVLAKQELGLTLSVPNRLQEDGEADELAVQLRVNSMKDFNPASLVEQVPELKKLMELRDALVALKGPLGNAPAFRKAIEGVLADDESRGRVLGELGLNAAAPDA, encoded by the coding sequence ATGGCCAAAGAAGGCTCGGTAGCCCCCAAGGAACGCATCAACGTCACCTTCAAACCCGCCACCGGCGGTGCTCAGGAAGAGATTGAACTGCCGCTGAAGCTGCTGGCAATCGGTGACTACACCCACCGCAAGGACGATCGCAAGATCGAGGATCGCAAGCCGATCAGCATCGACAAGATGACCTTCGACGAAGTGCTGGCCAAGCAAGAGCTGGGTCTGACGCTGAGCGTGCCGAACCGTCTGCAGGAAGATGGCGAGGCCGACGAGCTGGCTGTGCAACTGCGCGTCAACTCCATGAAGGACTTCAACCCGGCCAGCCTGGTCGAGCAAGTGCCTGAGCTGAAAAAACTGATGGAACTGCGCGATGCGCTGGTGGCCCTCAAAGGCCCGCTGGGTAACGCACCTGCGTTCCGTAAAGCCATCGAAGGCGTGCTCGCCGACGACGAATCCCGCGGTCGCGTACTCGGTGAGCTGGGCCTGAACGCCGCAGCCCCGGACGCTTGA
- a CDS encoding NAD(P)/FAD-dependent oxidoreductase, with the protein MSAPVVIVGTGLAGYNLAREFRKLDGETPLLLITADDGRSYSKPMLSTGFGKNKDADGLSMAEPGAMAEQLKAEIRTHTRISGIDPGHKRLWIGEEAVSYRDLILAWGAETVRVPIEGDAGDLVFPINDLEDYARFRAAVAGKRRVLLLGAGLIGCEFANDLILGGYEVQLVAPCEQVMPTLLHPSAAAAVQAGLESLGARFHLGPVLTRLQKVADGLEAHLSDGQVIPCDVVVSAIGLRPRIDLAAAAGIQTNRGVVVDRHLQTSHANIYALGDCAEVDGLNLLYVMPLMSCARALAQTLAGNPTVVNYGPMPITVKTPVCPLVVSPPPRGREGVWTVEGQGADVKALCHDAQGQLLGYALTGAAVMEKLALNKQLPALLA; encoded by the coding sequence ATGAGCGCACCTGTCGTAATCGTTGGCACCGGGCTTGCGGGTTACAACCTGGCCCGCGAGTTTCGCAAACTCGATGGCGAAACCCCGCTGCTGCTGATTACCGCCGATGACGGTCGTTCCTACTCCAAGCCGATGCTCTCCACCGGCTTTGGCAAGAACAAGGACGCCGACGGCCTGAGCATGGCCGAACCGGGCGCCATGGCCGAGCAGTTGAAGGCCGAGATCCGCACCCACACCCGCATCAGCGGCATCGACCCGGGCCACAAGCGGCTGTGGATCGGCGAGGAAGCGGTGAGTTATCGCGACCTGATCCTCGCCTGGGGCGCCGAAACCGTGCGTGTGCCGATTGAAGGCGATGCTGGGGATCTGGTGTTCCCGATCAACGATCTCGAAGACTACGCACGGTTTCGCGCGGCCGTGGCGGGCAAGCGTCGGGTGTTGCTGCTCGGTGCCGGTCTGATCGGCTGTGAGTTCGCCAACGACCTGATCCTCGGCGGCTACGAAGTGCAACTGGTTGCGCCGTGCGAGCAGGTGATGCCGACCCTGTTGCACCCGTCCGCTGCCGCAGCGGTGCAGGCCGGGCTGGAAAGTCTCGGAGCCCGTTTCCACCTCGGCCCGGTGCTGACCCGTTTGCAGAAAGTCGCGGATGGGCTGGAAGCACACCTCTCCGACGGTCAGGTCATCCCGTGCGATGTGGTGGTGTCGGCCATCGGCCTGCGCCCACGGATTGATCTGGCAGCGGCTGCCGGCATCCAGACCAACCGCGGTGTGGTGGTCGACCGTCATCTGCAAACCTCTCACGCCAATATTTACGCCTTGGGCGACTGCGCCGAGGTCGACGGGCTGAATCTTCTGTACGTCATGCCCCTCATGAGTTGTGCGCGAGCGCTGGCACAGACCCTGGCCGGCAACCCGACTGTGGTGAACTACGGACCGATGCCGATCACCGTGAAAACCCCGGTCTGCCCGTTGGTGGTTTCGCCGCCGCCACGGGGCCGTGAAGGCGTCTGGACCGTCGAAGGGCAGGGCGCCGACGTCAAGGCGCTGTGTCACGATGCGCAAGGGCAATTGCTCGGTTACGCCCTGACTGGCGCGGCGGTGATGGAAAAACTTGCGCTGAACAAGCAGCTTCCGGCCTTGCTGGCGTAA
- the tssI gene encoding type VI secretion system tip protein TssI/VgrG has product MSGAVISARFTLQIPAVRNDFKVLAFEGSEAVGTLYAIKVELVCEVHDFDMEPLLGQPAFLRFGLNGEGIHGCIEDVQAGESGKRLSHYGLTLVPVLHYLQFSHDQQIFQNQTVPQIITQVLKRHGILADAFRFHVRTLPPRAYCTQYGESDFEFIQRLCAEDGITWHHQHSVERHLLVFTDDTVFLQTLHATTYRHDSAMVAEHPVVHRFSWHARTRTSRVTRRDYDLKRPHLLLESRFVADFTPGLEDYRYPLAMENEKRGKQLARQALERHRADYETAEGHSNQPTLRCGHLFELTEHPRKQCNGLWQLLEVTHTGRQPQVLEEHATHETASADGFTQGYRNSFRAIPAEVVFRPPLSARRPPLVSQTARVTGPKGEEIYCDEFGRVKIEFHWDRAELNCERSSCWVRVSSNWAGNGFGAMTLPRVGMEVVVTFLEGDPDQPLITGCVINKLTPAPYRLPEHKTRTVLRSRSSPDTGGYNELTLEDRAGQELVYLRAQRDMERQILHDSRLEVGRDRRESIQGSSQTSVGKVIAVEAGQHVQIKAGANVVLDAGASITLKAGGHHIVIDEGGIFSSTEIVMGGEVSRDGSAKRFVSQAMGDPAARQTTASQPSPEESELEEEEEEVELEDETPAGITLRIGVFFDGTGNNLFNSEHVKGCHARDVNLEKEAEDIQKFCQMNGYDAKGNAPDNSYGNDTSNVAKLFGLYRDDQVRHLSEDETIGYIPIYLDGIGTSRHEGDSTLSQITGTGAQGIVAKVQQSPARILDGIRLFELANPTRKIKAVQFDIFGFSRGAAAARHFANEVLKGEQSPLARLIPADSPLFLEGFSWRANSDSSINFIGIFDTVAAVSSMADGDFSAHDANNPGINLYLAPGMAKKIVHLVAQDERRHNFSLNSAGNADIVLPGVHADLGGGYLPGFVERVLLGKPRCSRDVDFNTPSSATNAYRLAEQELHRLQDQLRLYGLPLQVKNWAVETVSNVKGDRRKSKNVYAAVYCERIVRNDLSLIYLRIMRELATRNGVEFETINEEAQSYALPEELMGIAQKLMAYALGETRNTGLGLNEHAVLAQRYIHLSSNWNAAKGLNESELSILFINRPAEKSVRVVHPNA; this is encoded by the coding sequence ATGTCTGGAGCTGTCATTTCTGCGCGCTTTACGCTGCAGATTCCCGCCGTTCGCAACGACTTCAAGGTGTTGGCTTTCGAGGGTTCCGAGGCCGTCGGCACGCTGTATGCCATCAAGGTAGAACTCGTCTGCGAGGTTCATGATTTCGACATGGAACCTTTGCTTGGTCAGCCGGCGTTCCTGCGCTTCGGACTGAATGGCGAAGGTATTCACGGGTGCATCGAGGATGTACAGGCCGGCGAGTCGGGAAAGCGCCTGTCGCACTATGGCCTGACACTGGTTCCAGTCCTCCACTATTTGCAGTTCAGTCACGATCAACAGATTTTCCAGAACCAGACTGTCCCGCAAATCATCACCCAAGTGCTCAAACGGCACGGCATCCTTGCCGATGCGTTCAGGTTCCATGTCCGGACCTTGCCACCACGCGCATACTGCACCCAGTACGGTGAAAGCGATTTCGAGTTCATCCAGCGCCTGTGCGCCGAAGACGGCATCACATGGCATCACCAGCATTCTGTGGAGAGGCATTTGCTGGTGTTCACCGATGACACGGTGTTCCTGCAGACATTGCACGCAACAACCTACCGGCACGACAGCGCGATGGTGGCGGAGCACCCGGTGGTCCACCGGTTTTCCTGGCACGCCCGAACACGTACCAGCCGCGTCACCCGTCGAGACTACGATCTGAAGCGCCCGCACCTGTTGCTTGAAAGCCGCTTTGTCGCCGATTTCACACCCGGACTTGAGGACTATCGATACCCGCTGGCGATGGAGAACGAAAAACGTGGCAAACAGCTTGCCCGTCAGGCCCTGGAACGCCATCGCGCCGATTATGAAACGGCCGAGGGTCACAGCAACCAGCCAACCCTGCGCTGTGGCCACCTGTTCGAACTGACCGAACATCCCCGCAAGCAATGCAACGGACTGTGGCAATTACTTGAGGTCACGCACACCGGGCGACAACCTCAAGTTCTGGAGGAACACGCTACACACGAAACCGCTTCTGCAGACGGTTTTACCCAGGGATATCGCAACAGCTTCCGCGCCATACCTGCCGAAGTGGTTTTCCGCCCGCCTCTATCTGCGCGCCGTCCTCCGTTGGTGAGCCAGACGGCTCGGGTAACCGGGCCAAAAGGTGAAGAGATCTACTGCGATGAGTTCGGTCGCGTGAAGATCGAATTCCACTGGGACCGGGCCGAGCTGAACTGCGAACGCAGCAGTTGTTGGGTACGAGTGTCGTCGAACTGGGCCGGAAACGGTTTTGGCGCAATGACCCTTCCCCGCGTCGGAATGGAAGTCGTGGTGACCTTTCTGGAGGGCGACCCCGATCAACCACTGATTACCGGTTGCGTGATCAACAAACTCACACCCGCGCCTTACAGATTGCCCGAGCACAAGACCCGCACCGTACTGCGCAGTCGCAGCTCACCCGACACCGGCGGCTACAACGAACTGACGCTAGAAGACCGCGCCGGCCAGGAACTGGTTTACCTGCGCGCCCAACGAGACATGGAGCGGCAGATCCTCCATGACAGTCGACTGGAGGTCGGACGCGATCGACGAGAAAGCATCCAGGGCAGCAGCCAGACATCTGTCGGCAAGGTCATTGCCGTCGAGGCGGGACAGCACGTGCAGATCAAGGCCGGTGCCAATGTGGTGCTGGATGCGGGCGCCAGCATCACGCTGAAAGCAGGCGGTCATCACATCGTGATCGACGAGGGCGGGATCTTCAGCAGTACCGAGATTGTGATGGGCGGCGAGGTATCCAGGGATGGATCTGCCAAGCGTTTTGTGTCGCAGGCCATGGGTGATCCGGCAGCAAGACAGACGACCGCCTCGCAACCCTCCCCAGAGGAAAGCGAGCTCGAAGAAGAGGAAGAAGAAGTCGAGCTGGAGGATGAAACGCCTGCCGGGATTACGTTGAGGATTGGCGTGTTTTTCGATGGGACGGGGAACAACCTGTTTAACAGCGAACACGTAAAGGGCTGTCATGCACGAGATGTAAATCTGGAAAAGGAAGCCGAGGACATTCAAAAGTTCTGCCAAATGAACGGATATGACGCAAAGGGCAATGCGCCGGATAACAGCTATGGGAATGACACCAGCAATGTGGCGAAATTGTTTGGGTTGTATAGAGATGACCAAGTTCGGCATCTGAGTGAGGACGAAACTATTGGGTACATCCCGATCTACCTTGATGGCATCGGCACCAGCAGGCATGAAGGTGACTCGACCCTTTCGCAAATAACCGGCACAGGTGCACAAGGAATAGTGGCGAAAGTTCAACAAAGCCCGGCTCGTATCCTGGATGGGATTCGCCTTTTCGAGTTGGCGAACCCGACCCGCAAGATTAAGGCAGTTCAATTCGACATCTTCGGCTTCAGCCGCGGCGCCGCAGCGGCGAGGCACTTTGCAAATGAAGTGTTAAAAGGCGAGCAAAGCCCATTGGCCCGCCTCATCCCGGCAGACTCTCCGCTATTTCTTGAGGGTTTCTCCTGGCGCGCCAACAGCGATTCCAGCATCAACTTTATCGGCATCTTCGACACGGTTGCCGCCGTAAGCAGTATGGCTGACGGCGATTTCAGCGCTCATGACGCCAACAACCCCGGCATCAACCTGTATCTGGCGCCCGGCATGGCGAAGAAAATCGTGCATCTGGTTGCCCAGGACGAGCGTCGCCACAACTTTTCGCTCAACAGCGCCGGCAATGCCGACATTGTGTTGCCAGGCGTTCACGCTGACTTGGGAGGCGGGTATCTGCCGGGTTTCGTTGAACGAGTACTGCTTGGCAAGCCACGCTGCAGTCGCGATGTGGACTTCAATACCCCGTCATCGGCAACCAATGCTTATCGATTGGCTGAACAGGAACTCCATCGGCTTCAGGACCAATTGCGGCTTTATGGGCTACCCCTTCAAGTGAAAAACTGGGCAGTGGAAACGGTCAGTAACGTCAAGGGCGACAGGCGAAAGTCAAAAAATGTGTATGCGGCAGTCTATTGCGAACGCATCGTGCGCAATGATCTGTCCCTGATTTACCTGCGAATCATGCGGGAGTTGGCGACCCGGAACGGTGTCGAGTTCGAAACGATTAACGAAGAAGCTCAGAGTTACGCGTTACCAGAAGAGCTCATGGGTATTGCCCAGAAATTGATGGCTTATGCGCTGGGCGAAACCCGCAATACCGGTCTTGGCCTGAACGAGCATGCGGTACTCGCTCAACGCTACATCCATCTGTCATCCAACTGGAATGCTGCGAAGGGTTTGAACGAATCCGAATTGAGCATCCTGTTTATCAATCGTCCTGCCGAAAAGTCTGTTCGCGTGGTGCACCCCAATGCATGA
- a CDS encoding chorismate lyase, protein MQLKNAPLWRPQSHLTPLPDTSTLDWLFDEGSLTRRLTRLSDDGFSVTPLFEGWQTLRDDECAALDLAEGSEGWVREVYLRGRGEAWVFARSVASRSALQGDGLHMDELGSRSLGELLFCDHAFQRRAIEVCHYPEHWLPEDSRAIGLWGRRSRFDRGALSVLVAEIFLPTLWEAVRARPENC, encoded by the coding sequence GTGCAACTCAAAAACGCCCCGTTGTGGCGCCCGCAAAGCCACCTGACACCCCTCCCCGACACGTCCACGCTCGACTGGCTGTTCGACGAAGGCTCCCTGACCCGCCGGCTGACGCGCCTGTCCGATGACGGTTTCAGTGTCACGCCGCTGTTCGAAGGCTGGCAGACCCTGCGTGACGACGAATGCGCGGCGCTGGACCTGGCCGAAGGCAGCGAAGGCTGGGTGCGCGAGGTGTATTTGCGCGGGCGTGGCGAGGCGTGGGTGTTCGCCCGCAGCGTGGCCTCGCGCAGCGCCTTGCAGGGCGACGGGTTGCATATGGATGAGTTGGGCAGCCGCTCGCTGGGCGAACTGCTGTTCTGCGATCACGCGTTCCAGCGGCGCGCCATCGAAGTCTGCCATTACCCGGAACACTGGCTGCCCGAGGATTCCCGGGCCATCGGTCTGTGGGGCCGTCGTTCGCGTTTCGACCGTGGTGCATTGAGCGTACTGGTGGCGGAGATTTTCCTGCCCACGCTGTGGGAAGCCGTCCGCGCCCGTCCGGAGAACTGCTGA
- a CDS encoding rubredoxin, with protein sequence MKKWQCVVCGLIYNEADGWPDDGIAPGTLWQDVPEDWLCPDCGVGKMDFEMIEIN encoded by the coding sequence ATGAAAAAGTGGCAATGTGTGGTCTGCGGCCTGATCTATAACGAAGCCGACGGCTGGCCGGATGATGGTATTGCGCCGGGCACCCTGTGGCAGGACGTGCCGGAAGACTGGCTGTGCCCGGACTGCGGCGTCGGCAAGATGGACTTCGAAATGATCGAAATCAACTGA
- a CDS encoding HU family DNA-binding protein, giving the protein MRKPELAAAIAEKADLTKEQANRVLNAVLEEITGALHRKDSVTLVGFGTFLQRHRGARTGKNPQTGEPVKIKASNTVAFKPGKSLKDSVNP; this is encoded by the coding sequence ATGCGTAAACCAGAACTCGCCGCTGCAATCGCTGAAAAAGCAGATCTGACCAAAGAGCAGGCCAACCGCGTTCTCAACGCCGTTCTCGAAGAAATCACCGGCGCCTTGCACCGCAAGGACAGCGTCACGCTGGTGGGTTTCGGCACCTTCCTGCAACGCCACCGCGGTGCCCGCACCGGCAAAAACCCGCAAACCGGGGAACCCGTCAAAATCAAGGCCAGCAACACTGTTGCGTTCAAGCCGGGCAAATCGTTGAAAGACAGCGTCAATCCGTAA